Proteins from one Stegostoma tigrinum isolate sSteTig4 chromosome 17, sSteTig4.hap1, whole genome shotgun sequence genomic window:
- the ppp1r15b gene encoding protein phosphatase 1 regulatory subunit 15B — MFSVAASLSVLGHFGVAVMGTIRDFFGLSLRLPTVLRLCSAVLNQLIKDSPLSNSQFEDVKEIGKKLLFFPWFGRVNTTCEKSGLESVCKQQEDGTIAQLNSSKFNQQQINSKGPYKSSNTTEDNLLQSTERNCSQRYLTKSNQNHFERDNECVAINHLSCHCMIPKHSVSPSDWNKMMNNGEDYNSMDSEEWEDSEEDSEMVCSSDDSFSDESDQELNDVPWKCSFSADTSDPLNFTACRTSSSTNRKASVDLNTQGLGKCESGRKSLIKVKLSISQKPVLRQIRFRHSCIPNTGEEVRFCTKEVSAKSVKAERKDNKVEKTSVKKVRFSPLVEVHKMVTWSFASREARKGHWMQIALDRIRFLHRIQATEDAISYCLQQNHRNKILKRNSEIPKLRDMCHY, encoded by the exons ATGTTCAGCGTGGCCGCTTCACTGTCAGTGCTGGGGCACTTCGGAGTTGCTGTAATGGGCACTATCAGAGACTTCTTTGGATTATCATTAAGATTGCCCACAG TTCTTCGGTTGTGCAGTGCAGTGCTTAATCAGCTTATCAAAGATTCACCATTAAGCAACAGCCAGTTTGAAGACGTTAAAGAAATTGGCAAAAAATTATTGTTTTTCCCTTGGTTTGGAAGAGTGAATACTACTTGTGAAAAAAGTGGTCTTGAATCTGTATGTAAACAGCAAGAAGATGGAACTATTGCACAGCTTAACTCGAGCAAATTCAATCAACAACAAATTAACAGCAAAGGACCTTACAAATCTTCAAATACAACTGAAGATAATTTGCTACAAAGTACTGAACGGAATTGCAGCCAGCGTTATCTGACCAAATCTAACCAAAATCATTTTGAGCGTGATAATGAGTGTGTAGCTATCAATCACTTAAGCTGTCATTGCATGATTCCAAAACATTCAGTATCTCCATCAGACTGGAACAAGATGATGAATAATGGAGAAGATTACAATTCTATGGATAGTGAAGAGTGGGAGGACTCTGAGGAAGATTCTGAAATGGTGTGTAGCAGTGATGATTCATTTAGTGATGAGAGTGATCAGGAACTGAATGATGTGCCCTGGAAATGTTCTTTTAGTGCAGACACTTCTGATCCTTTGAACTTCACAGCTTGTCGTACCAGCTCGTCTACAAACAGGAAAGCAAGTGTGGATTTGAATACACAAggtttgggaaaatgtgagagtGGAAGAAAAAGCTTAATCAAAGTAAAATTGTCAATTTCACAGAAACCAGTATTACGACAGATACGTTTCAGACACTCCTGCATACCTAACACTGGAGAAGAAGTCAGATTTTGTACTAAAGAGGTATCGGCAAAATCtgtaaaagctgaaagaaaggaCAACAAAGTGGAAAAAACATCTGTTAAGAAG gTCAGATTTTCTCCTCTTGTTGAAGTTCACAAAATGGTAACGTGGTCCTTTGCTTCAAGGGAAGCTCGCAAGGGCCACTGGATGCAAATAGCTCTTGACCGGATCAGATTCCTGCACCGAATACAGGCTACAGAAGATGCTATTAGTTATTGCTTACAGCAAAACCATAGGAACAAAATATTgaaaagaaattcagaaattCCAAAATTGAGGGATATGTGTCATTATTGA